The proteins below are encoded in one region of Amycolatopsis acidiphila:
- a CDS encoding YqgE/AlgH family protein, whose product MPADAEVGPGSLLVAAPTMFDPNFRRTVVFVIDHRDEGTLGVVLNRPSDVPVDDVLPSWGRHVVEPQSVFVGGPVEKKTALCLAALRAGETAAAVPGLIGVRGPVALVDLDADPDLLVPKVRGLRVFAGYAGWDAGQLGGEIDRGDWLIVPALPSDVLATPERDLWGQVLRRQGVPTALLATHPGDLQRN is encoded by the coding sequence GTGCCAGCGGACGCCGAGGTTGGACCGGGCTCACTCCTGGTCGCCGCCCCCACGATGTTCGATCCCAACTTCCGTCGGACGGTCGTCTTCGTCATCGACCACCGGGACGAGGGGACGCTCGGTGTCGTCCTCAACCGGCCGAGCGACGTACCGGTCGACGACGTGCTGCCCAGCTGGGGCCGGCACGTTGTCGAACCGCAGTCGGTCTTCGTCGGCGGCCCGGTGGAGAAGAAGACGGCGTTGTGCCTGGCCGCGCTGCGTGCCGGCGAGACGGCGGCCGCCGTGCCGGGGCTGATCGGCGTACGCGGCCCGGTCGCGCTGGTCGACCTCGACGCCGACCCCGACCTGCTGGTGCCGAAGGTGCGCGGGCTGCGGGTCTTCGCCGGGTACGCGGGCTGGGACGCCGGGCAGCTCGGGGGCGAGATCGACCGCGGCGACTGGCTCATCGTGCCCGCGCTGCCCAGCGACGTCCTGGCCACACCCGAGCGGGACCTGTGGGGCCAGGTGCTGCGCCGCCAAGGCGTGCCGACCGCGCTGCTGGCCACCCACCCCGGCGACCTGCAGCGCAACTAG
- a CDS encoding SdpI family protein, whose protein sequence is MFAIALIPVVLGLVVAWGGLLGWREKLSNRGAGVRTEATLRSAEAFRIGNKVAGLPTVVAGIIGVFAGIAGLVIPTTAGIVTATVVGLVGMFALVVAGGVLGHRAALAVPAPAAVPAGCSGCACGSCSLQKA, encoded by the coding sequence GTGTTCGCAATCGCGCTGATACCCGTCGTGCTCGGTCTCGTGGTCGCCTGGGGTGGCCTGCTCGGCTGGCGCGAGAAGCTGTCGAACCGAGGCGCGGGGGTGCGCACCGAGGCGACGCTGCGCTCCGCCGAGGCGTTCCGGATCGGCAACAAGGTGGCCGGCCTGCCGACCGTCGTGGCCGGGATCATCGGGGTCTTCGCCGGGATCGCCGGGCTGGTCATCCCCACGACCGCGGGCATCGTGACCGCGACGGTGGTCGGCCTGGTCGGCATGTTCGCCCTCGTCGTCGCCGGTGGGGTGCTCGGTCACCGCGCCGCGCTGGCCGTGCCGGCGCCCGCCGCCGTGCCGGCCGGCTGCTCCGGCTGTGCGTGCGGAAGCTGCTCGCTGCAGAAGGCCTAG